From a single Ooceraea biroi isolate clonal line C1 chromosome 12, Obir_v5.4, whole genome shotgun sequence genomic region:
- the LOC105285416 gene encoding leucine-rich PPR motif-containing protein, mitochondrial — METEKVLHLRRYVTLLQTGVRSRIVRSHLHTYGTNSPRGGYVVHCVPKQSLQVPLRSENYVSTYARMFSTTVAQSSVEDIDQKLMLLCNDSIKKGQVSVDDLQEILKLCDCQLRPSTSLLLLKCCGSLSPDLNKSKKQQLLDQVWNLAQKNSKEDLTLDHYNTLLQIQMESSTFINPMQFLAGMTVEPDENTYSLLLNVAAKTGNSRYLWDVMSVIKEKNILFDENTFNVLVQIYINNSNMAEAEHMVMLMRDTKLSTAKAYTELACGYARLGNIPSLIKILNDEPQSDTNLLRITKVLGSSDNSRHIPVVLNFLTAPISANEPEISKTIAELTRTNQITGALTIIKFFSLNSTMKDVMRNFINSFLNELIIIKAPKTDITKYAVDFMGYEPLALSNVAETALKLGREDLCYAIFDAMREKGMEIRPHYYWPLLVMAHYNTGEAKIFAILQSMKDADVEVDFDTLCNYVYPYINTANPRITLHRMVAMNLPNAIIFLPLLAFLLSRNQLRDVIDLCENSQHKISYKELMRPLVGAYFDTRDVQNCVKLLTIRPNGQAFISMFFRILLSTNKSKFDVNDLQLFMKEFAKRNAKISRQDANFLRKRFLNNFTDLLKNTNVLELLESLVDEQIVESVLSIPVSPKYMNTKDLECFLVEQKYKKLYTANTLSKLIDLYCNENKLKKAEEMKREIEACGYKTTNKIMLNLLELYIKNNKLDEAKAIISSINNTFPIDSAKILMYANALVKVNKITKAFDIIEEITNVNNSINTQKFCFTLLDTLAQSQYHDQTKNMLRLLVQKKYCVLTVEMLRPLIAIPLRHNNIMQAMDTFKACAQKYKKAPLALELLTALLQQRNSFHQADEYINQVYTILADFHNIRTANTTLLLALATLNKTEEMRSILQKERLSISTLVYYTNYIQKFGKMNPLLRIFEEMPDTSNAEQLLLCDLLINSYNRNGDHNAALDLWNKMCAKNIKFSEQSERSFIQLLLLNNVPLPSYFAKNNNVSNQRSTY, encoded by the exons ATGGAAACCGAGAAAGTGCTACATCTGAGGAGATACGTGACATTACTTCAAACCGGAGTGAGATCGCGCATTGTCCGTTCGCACTTGCACACTTATGGGACGAATTCGCCGCGCGGAGGTTATGTCGTCCACTGCGTGCCGAAACAATCCCTTCAAGTGCCCCTGCGGTCGGAGAATTATGTCTCGACGTATGCCAGAATGTTCAGCACGACAGTCGCGCAATCGTCTGTCGAAGACATCGATCAGAAATTGATGTTGTTGTGCAACGACAGTATTAAAAAGGGGCAGGTGTCGGTGGATGATCTGCAGGAGATTCTCAAGCTCTGCGACTGTCAGCTACGTCCCAGCACTAGCCTGTTGCTGCTCAAGTGCTGTGGAAGCCTGTCGCCCGATTTGAACAAGTCTAAGAAGCAGCAATTGCTTGATCAG GTATGGAATCTGGCACAGAAAAACAGCAAAGAGGACCTAACACTGGATCATTACAACACGTTGCTGCAAATCCAGATGGAGAGCTCCACCTTCATAAATCCCATGCAGTTTTTGGCTGGCATGACAGTAGAGCCGGATGAAAATACCTATAGCTTACTGCTCAATGTGGCTGCCAAAACAGGCAACAGCAGGTATCTGTGGGATGTTATGTCCGTGATAAAGGAGAAGAATATTCTCTTTGATGAGAACACGTTCAATGTACTGGTACAGATTTACATAAACAACAGCAATATGGCTGAAGCGGAGCACATGGTAATGCTCATGCGAGATACAAAATTGTCCACTGCCAAAGCATATACTGAGCTGGCGTGTGGATACGCAAGACTCGGCAATATTCCGAGTCTAATTAAGATACTGAACGATGAACCGCAGAGCGATACGAACCTACTCAGAATAACGAAAGTCCTAGGCTCGTCCGACAACAGCCGGCACATACCGGTTGTCTTGAACTTCCTGACAGCCCCGATATCGGCAAATGAACCGGAGATCTCCAAGACGATAGCGGAACTAACACGCACCAATCAGATCACGGGTGCGCTCACGATCATAAAATTCTTCTCGTTAAACAGCACGATGAAGGACGTTATGAGAAACTTCATAAACAGCTTCCTGAACGaactgataataataaaagcacCCAAGACCGATATCACGAAATACGCGGTTGACTTCATGGGCTACGAGCCCCTGGCATTGTCCAACGTAGCGGAAACTGCCTTAAAGTTGGGCAGGGAAGACTTGTGTTACGCAATATTTGACGCGATGAGGGAGAAGGGCATGGAGATACGACCACACTATTACTGGCCATTATTAGTGATGGCACACTACAACACGGGAGAAGCTAAGATATTCGCGATCCTTCAATCCATGAAGGACGCGGATGTAGAAGTGGACTTTGATACACTGTGCAATTACGTGTATCCTTACATAAACACTGCGAATCCGCGTATTACTTTGCACAGAATGGTGGCAATGAACTTGCCCAATGCCATCATATTTCTGCCTCTGTTAGCTTTTCTGTTGTCTAGAAATCAATTGCGGGACGTGATAGACCTGTGTGAGAACTCGCAACACAAGATAAGTTACAAAGAACTGATGAGGCCACTGGTGGGCGCCTATTTCGATACGAGAGACGTCCAGAATTGCGTAAAATTACTGACGATACGTCCAAATGGTCAAGCTTTCATCAGTATGTTTTTTAGAATACTGTTAAGCACCAATAAGTCGAAGTTTGACGTGAATGACCTGCAGCTATTCATGAAGGAATTCGCCAAACGCAACGCAAAAATATCGCGTCAAGACGCAAACTTTCTGAGAAAAAGATTTCTGAATAACTTTACAGACTTGTTGAAGAACACGAACGTGTTGGAGCTGCTGGAGAGCCTGGTGGACGAGCAAATCGTAGAATCGGTACTCTCGATCCCGGTCAGTCCGAAATATATGAATACTAAGGATCTAGAGTGTTTCTTAGTTGAGCAAAAGTACAAAAAGCTGTATACAGCAAATACTTTATCCAAATTGATTGACCTGTATTGCAACGAGAACAAATTGAAGAAGGCCGAGGAGATGAAACGCGAGATTGAGGCATGTGGATACAAAACGACAAATAAGATTATGCTAAATCTGCTTGAACTGTATATCAAGAATAACAAGCTGGACGAGGCTAAGGCAATAATATCCAGCATTAACAATACGTTCCCAATAGACAGCGCCAAGATTCTGATGTATGCTAACGCGTTGGTAAAGGTGAACAAAATTACCAAGGCTTTCGACATCATCGAGGAAATCACCAACGTCAACAACAGCATAAATACGCAAAAGTTCTGTTTTACGCTTCTGGACACGCTGGCGCAAAGTCAGTATCACGATCAGACAAAGAACATGCTGAGATTGCTTGTACAGAAGAAATATTGTGTTCTAACCGTCGAAATGCTGAGACCATTGATCGCGATACCGTTGAGACATAATAACATCATGCAGGCTATGGATACGTTCAAAGCATGTGCGCAGAAGTACAAGAAGGCGCCGTTGGCATTGGAATTGTTAACGGCATTGTTGCAGCAGAGAAACAGTTTCCATCAGGCCgatgaatatataaatcaagTGTATACAATCCTAGCTGATTTTCACAACATCCGTACGGCGAACACAACACTCTTGTTAGCACTGGCGACGTTGAATAAGACGGAGGAAATGCGTTCTATATTACAG aaagaaagattatCGATAAGCACTCTTGTCTACTATACCAATTACATACAGAAGTTCGGTAAAATGAACCCTCTGTTGAGAATCTTTGAGGAAATGCCAGACACAAGTAATGCAGAACAACTTTTATTGTGTGACTTACTCATTAACAGCTACA ATCGAAACGGAGATCACAACGCAGCCTTAGATCTCTGGAATAAGATGTGCGCAAAGAACATCAAATTCAGCGAACAGTCCGAACGGAGTTTTATCCAGTTGTTGCTGTTAAATAATGTTCCGCTCCCGTCATACTTTGcaaagaataataatgttaGTAATCAACGAAGTACATATTAA
- the LOC105287267 gene encoding cytochrome P450 4C1, which translates to MIVGVLLSCAVTAFLYYYVIHLARFRYLLNRIPGPRMLPIFGDIFEVLLNPSQEAIWDIIALRANMYRAIYKGWYFIIGWVVILNPHDIQTILSSTKYNTKGIVYKFLRPWLRDGLLVSKGAKWQERRKILTPAFHFNIIKQFFDTMVEESNRMTNSLKDMENSTVQDLRSFISYHTLNIICETSMGTSLRNMDVAEQERYHKTIYDLTEILIYKYIHLWYHSDIIFWFSSKYKEQVKCLKILHGFTEKIIAERKQYHESTGGRYLNFENEIEDNDMIGSRKKRLAMLDLMIAASNNNQLSDSDIREEVDTFVFEGHDTVSAALTFAILLLAEHKDVQDRVRNEVNDVMDENGGKLTMTALQNLPYLERCLKETMRLYPSVYLITRKLQEDVMLQSYLVPAGADVVIDIIHLHKNPDFWPNPEVFDPDRFLPEHVQERHPFAYIPFSAGSRNCIGQRFAMMELKTVIGILVHNFYLEPIDHLKDVRFLMDIIIHPKQPMRVKFVPIEDAQVL; encoded by the exons ATGATTGTTGGCGTACTACTATCATGTGCTGTtactgcatttttatattattacgttattcATCTTGCAAGATTCAGGTATCTTCTCAATCGTATTCCGGGACCACGAATGTTGCCAATTTTCGGTGATATTTTCGAAGTACTACTTAATCCTTCACAAG AAGCTATATGGGACATTATTGCGTTACGCGCTAATATGTATCGTGCAATTTATAAAGGTTGGTACTTCATCATCGGTTGGGTCGTCATTCTGAATCCGCACGACATCCAG ACGATACTGAGCAGTACAAAATATAACACGAAAGGTATCGTGTACAAATTTCTTCGTCCATGGTTAAGAGACGGTCTCCTCGTTAGTAAAG gagCAAAATGgcaagaaaggagaaagataCTAACGCCTGCAttccattttaatataataaaacaattttttgataCTATGGTCGAGGAAAGCAATCGTATGACAAACTCATTGAAAGATATGGAAAATTCAACTGTTCAGGATTTACGGTCTTTTATTAGCTACCATACTTTGAATATAATATGTG AGACTTCTATGGGCACTTCTTTGCGAAACATGGACGTAGCTGAACAAGAACGCTACCACAAGACAATCTATGATCTcactgaaatattaatttacaa atatatacatCTGTGGTATCATAGCGATATAATATTCTGGTTCTcatcaaaatataaagaacaagttaaatgtttgaaaatattaCACGGTTTTACGGAAAAA ATTATTGCGGAAAGGAAACAATATCATGAATCGACGGGAGGACGATatctaaattttgaaaatgagATAGAAGATAATGATATGATAGGGA gCCGAAAGAAGCGTCTTGCCATGTTGGATCTCATGATAGCAGCGTCCAATAATAACCAACTGAGCGATTCGGACATCAGAGAAGAAGTTGACACATTCGTGTTTGAA GGTCATGATACCGTATCAGCGGCTCTGACCTTCGCTATATTACTGTTAGCCGAACATAAGGATGTGCag GATCGTGTTAGAAATGAAGTCAATGATGTAATGGACGAAAACGGAGGAAAACTTACTATGACAGCATTACAGAATCTGCCCTATCTAGAGAGGTGTTTGAAGGAAACGATGAGATTGTATCCTAGCGTTTATTTGATAACACGAAAGTTACAGGAAGACGTAATGCTAC AATCATATCTGGTGCCTGCTGGAGCAGACGTGGTTATTGACATTATACATCTTCACAAAAATCCTGATTTCTGGCCAAATCCAGAGGTATTCGATCCAGATAGATTTTTGCCAGAGCATGTACAAGAGCGTCATCCTTTCGCTTATATACCGTTTAGCGCTGGTTCGCGGAACTGCATAG GTCAACGATTCGCCATGATGGAGCTGAAAACTGTAATTGGTATCTTGGTGCACAACTTTTACTTGGAGCCCATCGATCACTTGAAAGACGTTCGATTTTTAATGGATATAATTATTCACCCGAAACAACCGATGCGCGTAAAATTCGTCCCAATCGAAGATGCTCAGGTGTTATAA
- the LOC105285415 gene encoding intraflagellar transport protein 74 homolog, protein MEFEKGSSAKIGERPITRWRRDQEEAGPSSKVDRPPTGIVRPQSKYERPRSRRGHKDGETMEYASSATFRTATPGRFALARPPSASMTSGRAPTAGPGLTRIGSALARTGTGLATAKPFSVNMLDRPITQHGIAGVRPGTTKGLPMRQIQDKRYYEGLLQLKLRELTQEVGTIMKDIDVQNKEKTTYIHYDKRAKSLAAELTTLQAELADYNLVVDKMTLDVDKEVIEQEAKELALMNEHKTAEVERMFEQRKQMEQKLNKMQKDIENERKRTEHIIESMDPHTKEKYDELFRQKTELQEQAQQMQRELDQLSKEQAHLEEQIALSQLKQEAVKLQVRIIEAEEKRDRLREEERKRLSPEDEKEQLLQRIKCDNSDIAATEAQIAEKERKMTEVEQQLEQLEADIEDNRSEKQVKYQELRKREEMMEEFMSTYEHNKQEEMKKLEKLEGEIVDKLEAVANAVENNEYLTEAEEAAILRDKLPYNDYEMTHRENDFEELKKDYAAMQQMFNRLRILEEKLHVESKQLKEKLKKQQSELITLEDLDGLKTRNELERDELMAEREGLVSQESVCGDELKSLRAEHNELKEQLAKYAMYPEISNLENKLEKLKEDNNKIEEFIAKEKARVNYEPLKEKAFKMINDYSALLQENLKSVY, encoded by the exons ATGGAATTCGAGAAAGGCAGTTCCGCCAAGATCGGGGAGCGTCCGATCACCCGCTGGCGGCGTGACCAGGAAGAAGCCGGCCCGTCAAGCAAGGTAGACAGACCACCGACGGGCATCGTGAGGCCTCAGAGCAAGTACGAGCGACCAAGGTCGCGCCGGGGTCACAAGGATGGGGAAACGATGGAGTACGCGAGTTCCGCTACGTTCCGCACGGCAACTCCCGGACGCTTCGCCCTGGCGAGGCCGCCGTCGGCGTCCATGACGTCCGGTCGAGCACCAACCGCTGGTCCGGGACTCACCAGGATAGGCTCCGCCCTGGCACGCACCGGTACCGGACTGGCGACTGCCAAGCCGTTCAGTGTTAACATGCTGGACAGACCGATCACGCAGCACGGCATCGCCGGCGTGCGACCGGGCACCACGAAAGGTCTGCCGATGAG GCAGATACAGGACAAGAGGTACTACGAGGGTCTGTTGCAGCTGAAGCTAAGGGAATTGACGCAGGAGGTCGGGACGATAATGAAGGACATCGATGTGCAGAATAAGGAAAAGACTACCTATATACACTACGACAAGAGAGCGAAGAGTCTGGCCGCGGAATTGACGACTCTACAAGCCGAGTTGGCGGATTACAATCTCGTGGTGGACAAGATGACCCTGGACGTCGACAAGGAGGTGATCGAGCAGGAGGCTAAGGAGCTGGCGTTGATGAACGAGCACAAAACGGCGGAAGTCGAGCGGATGTTCGAGCAACGCAAGCAGATGGAGCAGAAGCTGAACAAGATGCAGAAGGACATCGAGAATGAGAGGAAGAGGACCGAGCACATCATCGAGAGCATGGACCCGCATACGAAGGAGAAGTACGACGAACTGTTCCGGCAAAAGACTGAACTGCAGGAGCAGGCGCAACAGATGCAGCGCGAATTGGACCAGTTGTCGAAGGAGCAGGCGCACTTGGAGGAGCAAATTGCGCTGTCGCAGCTGAAGCAAGAAGCGGTGAAGCTGCAAGTGAGGATTATCGAGGCGGAGGAGAAGCGAGATCGGCTGCGAGAGGAGGAGCGCAAGCGGTTGTCTCCGGAAGACGAGAAGGAGCAGCTTCTGCAAAGAATTAAGTGCGACAACTCCGACATCGCCGCGACAGAGGCGCAGATAGctgagaaagaaaggaagatgaCAGAAGTGGAACAGCAACTGGAGCAGTTGGAGGCCGACATCGAAGACAATCGATCGGAGAAGCAGGTCAAGTACCAGGAGCTACGTAAGCGCGAGGAGATGATGGAGGAATTCATGTCCACGTACGAGCACAATAAGCAGGAGGAGATGAAGAAGCTGGAGAAACTCGAAGGAGAAATCGTCGATAAGCTGGAGGCCGTGGCGAATGCGGTAGAGAACAACGAGTATCTCACGGAGGCCGAGGAGGCAGCCATTCTACGTGATAAATTACCGTACAACGATTACGAGATGACGCATCGCGAGAATGACTTCGAGGAGCTGAAGAAGGACTACGCAGCCATGCAACAGATGTTCAACAGGTTGAGAATTTTGGAGGAGAAGCTGCACGTAGAGTCTAAGCAGTTGAAAGAAAAGCTGAAGAAGCAGCAGAGCGAGCTGATTACGCTGGAGGATCTGGACGGCCTGAAAACGCGAAACGAACTTGAGCGAGATGAGCTAATGGCCGAACGCGAAGGACTGGTGTCTCAGGAATCGGTTTGCGGGGACGAGCTCAAGTCCTTGCGTGCAGAGCATAACGAGCTGAAGGAACAACTTGCAAAGTACGCGATGTATCCGGAGATCAGTAATCTGGAAAATAAACTGGAGAAGCTAAAAGAAGATAATAACAAAATCGAGGAGTTCATAGCTAAAGAAAAAGCCCGCGTCAATTACGAGCCACTCAAGGAGAAAGCTTTTAAAATGATCAACGATTACAGTGCATTGCTTCAAGAAAACTTAAAGTCTGTTTACTAG